A window of the Gammaproteobacteria bacterium genome harbors these coding sequences:
- a CDS encoding TraR/DksA C4-type zinc finger protein — MDPYADIREILLAKQRELSVRLENLKQNLRSARSADSQEQAQELENAEVVDALGNETRIELNKIAKALDQIKNDTYGICVDCGQDIPMARLKVHPFADRCIRCATAAEESRGRR; from the coding sequence ATGGATCCTTACGCCGACATTCGCGAAATTCTGTTAGCCAAGCAAAGGGAACTGTCCGTGCGCCTCGAGAATTTGAAGCAGAATTTGCGCAGCGCTCGCAGCGCGGATTCGCAGGAGCAGGCGCAGGAGCTCGAGAATGCGGAGGTCGTGGACGCGCTCGGCAACGAGACGCGCATCGAGCTGAACAAGATCGCGAAGGCGCTCGATCAGATCAAGAACGATACGTACGGCATCTGCGTGGATTGCGGGCAGGACATTCCGATGGCGAGGCTCAAGGTGCACCCGTTCGCCGACCGCTGCATCCGCTGCGCCACGGCCGCGGAA
- a CDS encoding glycosyltransferase family 4 protein, translating to MRDLSALVVTDRGDRPETALFIALHRAGVRVKVLGWSDSPYAEWLEREGVPFVPLMLLGKRDRSGIEAIRWHLDDFRPSILHLMRKRPIFNGLAAAKGRPVKIVLYRGIVGNVSMLNPLDWMSFLNPRVDRIVCVAEAVRRSFLELGVPPFKLPPEKVVTIHKGHDLSWYRDAPLDLAVLGVPRGAFVVTCVANVRPRKGIPVLIRACDHLPAGLPIHVLLVGVGTASAEITRLIRRSPYRDRFHVLGFREDAPQIMAASDVTVLPSLRREGLPRSVIESMAYETTPIVTDAGGSPELVEHERSGLIVPAGDARALAAAILRLYVDRDACRDLGRNARRRIATAFTVERTAAQTLALYRELVSSSDPSGA from the coding sequence GTGAGGGACCTTTCCGCCCTGGTCGTCACCGACCGGGGCGATCGGCCGGAGACGGCCCTCTTCATCGCGCTCCACCGCGCCGGCGTGCGGGTCAAGGTGCTCGGCTGGAGCGATTCCCCGTATGCGGAGTGGCTCGAGCGGGAGGGCGTCCCGTTCGTCCCGCTCATGCTGCTCGGCAAGCGCGACCGCTCCGGCATCGAAGCGATTCGCTGGCACCTCGACGACTTCCGGCCGAGCATCCTGCATTTGATGAGAAAGCGCCCGATCTTCAACGGGCTCGCTGCGGCGAAAGGGCGGCCGGTGAAGATCGTGCTGTACCGCGGCATCGTCGGCAACGTCAGCATGCTCAATCCGCTCGATTGGATGAGCTTCCTCAATCCGCGCGTCGACCGCATCGTCTGCGTCGCGGAAGCCGTGCGTCGCAGCTTTCTCGAGCTCGGCGTGCCGCCGTTCAAGCTGCCGCCGGAGAAGGTCGTCACGATTCACAAGGGGCACGACCTCTCGTGGTATCGAGACGCGCCGCTCGACCTCGCGGTGCTCGGCGTGCCGCGCGGTGCGTTCGTCGTGACCTGCGTCGCGAACGTGCGGCCGCGGAAGGGGATTCCGGTGCTGATACGGGCCTGCGACCACTTGCCGGCCGGGCTGCCGATTCACGTGCTGCTCGTCGGCGTCGGCACGGCGTCGGCAGAGATCACGCGCCTGATTCGCCGGTCGCCGTACCGGGACCGCTTCCATGTGCTCGGCTTCCGCGAGGATGCACCGCAGATCATGGCTGCGAGCGATGTGACCGTGCTTCCGAGCCTGCGCCGCGAGGGGTTGCCGAGATCGGTCATCGAATCGATGGCGTACGAGACGACGCCGATCGTGACGGATGCCGGTGGAAGCCCCGAGCTCGTGGAGCACGAGCGCTCCGGGCTCATCGTCCCGGCCGGGGACGCGCGGGCGCTCGCCGCCGCGATCCTGAGGCTCTACGTGGACCGCGACGCATGCCGCGACCTCGGCCGCAACGCCCGCCGTCGCATCGCGACCGCTTTCACGGTCGAGCGTACGGCGGCGCAAACGCTCGCGCTCTATCGCGAGCTCGTCAGCTCGAGCGATCCTTCAGGCGCTTGA
- a CDS encoding tetratricopeptide repeat protein, producing MRAYSTREVAELLGMAPERIRALARTVFVNPDRDARGRLRFSFQDIVLLRTAQGLLKNGSRRRVWRAMRTLGRQLRGRPLSSIRMRIEGRDVLVSAGNTTWNPESGQTLFDFSADTRADRVSLAERRSAAIASRLAKSADDWFELGIALESVGATLDAEAAYRNAFRVDKMHVDSRINLGRMRHAAQALQEAESLYRQAIGICPGHGVAHFNLGVVLEDRGEVDEAMAMYRRALECEPPVPEAHFNLARLYEQRGDERAAIRHLASFKRLKDRSS from the coding sequence ATGAGGGCCTACTCGACGCGCGAAGTGGCAGAGCTGCTCGGCATGGCTCCGGAGAGGATTCGCGCGCTCGCCCGCACGGTGTTCGTGAACCCCGATCGCGACGCTCGCGGGCGCCTCCGGTTCTCGTTCCAGGACATCGTGCTGCTGCGCACGGCGCAAGGCCTGCTGAAGAACGGCAGCCGGCGGCGCGTGTGGCGCGCGATGCGCACGCTCGGGCGGCAGCTTCGCGGACGGCCGCTGTCGTCGATCCGAATGCGCATCGAGGGCCGCGACGTGCTCGTCTCGGCCGGCAACACCACGTGGAATCCCGAGTCCGGCCAGACGCTGTTCGACTTCTCCGCCGACACCCGGGCCGATCGCGTGTCGCTCGCGGAGCGGCGATCGGCGGCCATCGCGTCGCGCCTCGCCAAGTCCGCGGACGACTGGTTCGAGCTCGGAATCGCGCTCGAGAGCGTCGGCGCCACGCTCGACGCCGAGGCCGCCTATCGCAACGCCTTTCGCGTCGACAAGATGCACGTCGACTCGCGGATCAACCTCGGGCGGATGCGCCATGCCGCCCAGGCGCTCCAGGAAGCGGAGTCGCTCTACCGGCAGGCCATTGGAATCTGCCCCGGCCACGGCGTCGCTCACTTCAATCTCGGCGTCGTGCTCGAGGATCGCGGAGAGGTCGACGAGGCGATGGCGATGTATCGGCGCGCGCTCGAGTGCGAGCCGCCGGTTCCGGAAGCGCACTTCAACCTCGCCCGCCTCTATGAGCAACGCGGCGACGAGCGCGCCGCGATCCGCCATCTCGCGTCCTTCAAGCGCCTGAAGGATCGCTCGAGCTGA
- a CDS encoding M48 family metallopeptidase — protein MHWIGAAFLIAVLSRVGVRLWLASRQIAAVRARRSKVPRLFAHEIAVADHEAAADYAVARMRIARVGAVAGAVLALVLTFGGGVAAADALWRSTGLAQPWLGVGVVLTVLAVFRLVQLPFSVWRTFGLEARFGFNRTPPRLFAADLAKRTVLAVAIVGPLAAGAILLMERAGPAWWLFAWVGWLAVMLGTTWAWPRFVAPWFNRFTPLADTALEKRLTSLLERCGFTSGGVFVMDGSRRSAHSNAYFTGIGRSKRVVFFDTLLAKLGPAEIEAVLAHELGHFRLHHVRQRLVVSAALALGSLALLAWLARHPSFYAALGVPSPSAHAALLLFSIAMPAFTFFATPLAAWWSRRHELQADDFAVRHANARDLAGALLKICRDNASNLLPDRWYSAFYDSHPPALVRVARLRAVPLPPPCAGPRSEQPVLQ, from the coding sequence ATGCATTGGATCGGCGCGGCTTTCCTGATCGCCGTGTTGTCGAGGGTAGGCGTGCGGCTGTGGCTCGCGTCGCGCCAGATCGCGGCCGTGCGGGCGCGTCGCTCGAAGGTGCCGCGGCTCTTCGCGCACGAGATCGCCGTCGCCGATCACGAGGCCGCGGCCGATTATGCGGTCGCCCGCATGCGCATCGCCCGCGTCGGCGCCGTGGCGGGCGCGGTACTCGCGCTCGTGCTCACGTTCGGCGGCGGCGTGGCCGCCGCGGATGCGCTCTGGCGAAGCACCGGGCTTGCGCAGCCGTGGCTCGGCGTCGGTGTCGTGCTGACCGTGCTCGCCGTGTTCCGGCTCGTGCAGCTGCCGTTCTCCGTCTGGCGCACGTTCGGCCTCGAGGCGCGCTTCGGCTTCAATCGCACGCCGCCGCGGCTGTTCGCGGCGGATCTCGCGAAGCGCACCGTGCTCGCCGTCGCGATCGTCGGGCCGCTCGCCGCCGGCGCGATTCTGCTGATGGAGCGTGCCGGGCCCGCGTGGTGGCTGTTCGCTTGGGTCGGCTGGCTCGCCGTGATGCTCGGAACGACCTGGGCCTGGCCGCGGTTCGTCGCGCCCTGGTTCAATCGCTTCACGCCGCTCGCCGACACGGCGCTCGAGAAGCGTCTCACGTCGCTGCTCGAGCGATGCGGCTTCACTTCCGGCGGCGTGTTCGTGATGGACGGCTCGCGCCGGTCGGCCCACTCGAATGCTTATTTCACCGGCATCGGACGGAGCAAGCGAGTCGTGTTTTTCGATACGCTTCTCGCGAAGCTCGGGCCGGCGGAAATCGAGGCCGTGCTCGCTCACGAGCTCGGTCACTTTCGTTTGCATCACGTTCGCCAGCGCCTCGTCGTGTCCGCCGCGCTTGCGCTCGGAAGCCTCGCGCTGCTCGCGTGGCTCGCGCGCCATCCGAGCTTCTATGCGGCGCTCGGCGTCCCTTCGCCTTCCGCGCACGCCGCGCTCCTGCTGTTCTCGATCGCGATGCCCGCGTTCACGTTCTTTGCGACGCCCCTCGCCGCGTGGTGGTCGCGGCGTCACGAGCTTCAGGCCGACGATTTCGCGGTGCGCCACGCGAACGCGCGGGATCTCGCCGGAGCGCTGCTCAAGATCTGCCGCGACAACGCGTCGAATCTCCTGCCGGATCGCTGGTACTCCGCGTTCTACGACTCGCATCCGCCCGCGCTCGTGCGGGTCGCGCGCCTCAGGGCCGTCCCGTTGCCGCCGCCGTGCGCCGGCCCGCGGTCCGAGCAGCCGGTGCTACAGTAG
- a CDS encoding M2 family metallopeptidase, with protein sequence MNVRPSLLAAAVALALNGCTGEAPAQPPSSSSPSEGTAAAGVAASNVSVEDARAFIEAAEAELEENAEFVGRTFWVQANFITFDTNWLAARAGAESTELAVRLANGTKRFEGLELPETLERKMNILRTGITLPAPSREGAAQELADITTWLESTYSTGTYEYRGEELDLPALERIIDTSRDPQELAEVWTGWRTVSPPMAERYARMVEIANEGARELGFENLAEMWLSTYGLEPEEMEAEVNRLWSQVEPLYEQLHCEVRARLNEHYGDEVQPDEGPIRADLLGNMWAQQWSNIYDLVAPEGADSGIDLTSLLREKGYTPRRMIETGEAFFTSLGFEPLPETFWERSLFVQPQDRDVVCHASAWDVDAMNDLRIKMCTEINAEDFQTVHHELGHNFYQRAYSDQDFLFREGAHDGFHEALGDFIALSITPEYLRQIGLIDEVPGVSADLGLLMQQALDKIAFLPFGMLVDQWRWAVLRGEVGPEDYNDAWWAMRERYQGVRPPGERPPEAFDPGAKYHIPANVPYLRYFLAFILQFQFHQAACEMAGWEGPLHRCSIYGNEEVGRRLRAMLELGKSVPWQDALERFTGTREMDGSAIIAYFEPLMAYLEERNAGRQCGW encoded by the coding sequence ATGAACGTTCGTCCGAGCCTGCTCGCCGCCGCCGTCGCGCTCGCGCTCAACGGCTGCACGGGCGAGGCGCCCGCGCAGCCGCCGTCCTCGTCGAGCCCGTCGGAGGGTACCGCCGCGGCCGGCGTGGCGGCTTCGAACGTCTCCGTGGAGGACGCGCGAGCGTTCATCGAGGCGGCCGAGGCCGAGCTCGAAGAGAACGCCGAGTTCGTCGGGCGCACGTTCTGGGTGCAGGCGAACTTCATCACCTTCGACACGAACTGGCTCGCCGCGCGCGCGGGCGCCGAGAGCACCGAGCTCGCGGTGCGGCTCGCGAACGGCACGAAGCGCTTCGAGGGGCTCGAGCTGCCCGAGACGCTCGAGCGCAAGATGAACATTCTGCGCACGGGTATCACGCTGCCGGCGCCGTCGCGCGAGGGCGCGGCGCAAGAGCTCGCGGACATCACGACCTGGCTCGAGTCCACGTATTCGACGGGCACGTACGAGTATAGGGGCGAGGAGCTCGACTTGCCGGCGCTCGAGCGCATCATCGACACGTCGCGCGATCCGCAGGAGCTCGCCGAGGTGTGGACCGGGTGGCGAACGGTCTCGCCGCCTATGGCCGAGCGCTATGCGCGCATGGTGGAGATCGCGAACGAGGGCGCACGCGAGCTCGGCTTCGAGAATCTCGCCGAGATGTGGCTGTCGACGTACGGCTTGGAGCCGGAGGAGATGGAGGCGGAGGTGAACCGGCTCTGGAGCCAGGTCGAGCCGCTCTACGAGCAGCTTCACTGCGAGGTGCGCGCGCGGCTCAACGAGCATTACGGCGACGAGGTGCAGCCCGACGAAGGGCCGATCCGCGCCGACCTGCTCGGCAACATGTGGGCGCAGCAGTGGTCGAACATCTACGACCTCGTCGCCCCCGAAGGCGCCGACTCGGGCATCGACCTCACGAGCCTGCTGCGCGAGAAGGGCTACACGCCGCGCCGGATGATCGAGACGGGCGAGGCATTCTTCACGTCGCTCGGCTTCGAGCCGCTGCCGGAGACGTTCTGGGAACGCTCGCTGTTCGTGCAGCCGCAGGACCGCGACGTCGTTTGCCACGCTTCCGCGTGGGACGTCGACGCGATGAACGATCTGCGGATCAAGATGTGCACGGAGATCAACGCCGAGGATTTTCAGACCGTGCATCACGAGCTCGGCCACAACTTCTATCAACGGGCCTACAGCGATCAGGACTTTCTGTTCCGGGAAGGCGCGCACGACGGCTTCCACGAGGCTCTAGGCGACTTCATCGCGCTGTCGATCACGCCCGAATACTTGCGCCAGATCGGCCTCATCGACGAGGTTCCCGGCGTTTCCGCCGACCTCGGCCTGCTGATGCAGCAGGCGCTCGACAAGATCGCGTTCCTGCCCTTCGGCATGCTCGTCGATCAGTGGCGCTGGGCCGTGCTGCGGGGCGAGGTGGGCCCCGAGGACTACAACGACGCGTGGTGGGCGATGCGTGAGCGCTATCAGGGCGTGCGGCCACCGGGCGAGCGGCCGCCGGAGGCGTTCGATCCCGGAGCGAAGTACCACATTCCCGCGAACGTCCCGTACCTGCGCTACTTCCTCGCGTTCATTCTGCAGTTCCAGTTCCATCAGGCGGCGTGCGAGATGGCCGGATGGGAGGGGCCGCTGCACCGCTGCTCGATCTACGGCAACGAGGAAGTCGGGCGGCGGCTCCGAGCGATGCTCGAGCTCGGCAAGTCGGTGCCCTGGCAGGACGCGCTCGAGCGGTTCACCGGCACGCGCGAGATGGACGGCTCGGCGATCATCGCCTACTTCGAGCCGCTGATGGCCTACCTCGAGGAGCGGAACGCCGGCCGTCAATGCGGGTGGTGA
- a CDS encoding sulfotransferase — MNFSRSCVAAAVAALNASGRALRGIGVEAPALDQAALVRAARRRAELHDFGAWPFDAPLERLLDAYRREASLTMLGRITVREMVVSLLENLLHLEAERAAQPDVERRPIARPVFIIGLPRTGTTLLHGLMSRDPANRVPLTWETMFPARKDRPDVLRRRTAARLGWANRLAPEFKRIHPIAPDLPQECIAITANVFMSIQFHTTHDVPSYENWLEQDSQRLAYDFHYRFLQHLDARAPGRRWVLKAPGHLFALQALLERYPDAKIIQTHRDPLRVMASMASHATVLRRAFSDRAEPARIAADWADRWSRALDGFLAVRDRSAPEKFLDVAYDDVERRPAETIERIYDFLGWPFTEDARAAMQTFLAANPKNKHGVHRYSLAQYGLDRKTELARFRRYTERFDIPVQPEGA; from the coding sequence ATGAATTTCTCCCGGAGCTGCGTTGCGGCCGCCGTTGCCGCGCTGAATGCAAGCGGCCGCGCGCTGCGCGGCATCGGCGTGGAAGCCCCCGCGCTCGACCAAGCCGCGCTCGTGCGGGCGGCGCGGCGCCGCGCGGAGTTGCACGATTTCGGTGCGTGGCCGTTCGATGCGCCGCTCGAGCGCCTGCTCGACGCGTACCGCCGCGAGGCGAGCCTCACGATGCTCGGGCGGATCACCGTTCGCGAAATGGTCGTGAGCCTGCTCGAGAACCTGCTCCACCTCGAAGCCGAGCGCGCGGCGCAGCCGGACGTCGAGCGGCGGCCCATCGCGCGCCCCGTCTTCATCATCGGTCTGCCGCGCACCGGCACGACGCTGCTGCACGGGCTGATGAGCCGAGACCCGGCGAACCGTGTGCCGCTGACATGGGAAACGATGTTCCCCGCGCGCAAGGACCGGCCGGACGTTCTTCGCCGCCGCACGGCCGCAAGGCTCGGGTGGGCGAATCGTCTCGCACCCGAGTTCAAGCGCATCCATCCGATCGCGCCCGATCTGCCGCAGGAGTGCATCGCGATTACCGCGAACGTCTTCATGAGCATTCAGTTCCACACGACCCACGACGTGCCGTCGTACGAGAACTGGCTCGAGCAGGATTCGCAGCGACTCGCCTATGACTTCCATTATCGTTTTCTGCAGCACCTCGATGCTCGGGCGCCGGGCCGGCGCTGGGTGCTGAAGGCCCCCGGGCATCTCTTCGCGCTTCAAGCGCTCCTCGAGCGATACCCGGACGCGAAGATCATCCAGACGCATCGCGACCCGCTTCGCGTGATGGCGTCGATGGCGAGCCATGCCACCGTCTTGCGGCGCGCGTTCAGCGACCGTGCAGAGCCGGCTCGAATCGCGGCCGACTGGGCGGATCGCTGGTCGCGCGCGCTCGACGGCTTTCTCGCCGTCCGCGATCGATCCGCGCCGGAGAAGTTTCTCGACGTGGCTTACGACGACGTCGAGCGGCGGCCCGCCGAGACGATCGAGCGGATTTACGACTTCCTCGGCTGGCCGTTCACGGAGGACGCACGCGCGGCGATGCAGACGTTCCTCGCGGCGAACCCGAAGAACAAGCACGGCGTGCACCGCTACTCGCTCGCCCAGTACGGGCTGGACCGCAAGACGGAGCTTGCGCGCTTCCGGCGCTATACCGAGCGCTTCGACATCCCCGTGCAGCCCGAGGGCGCCTGA
- a CDS encoding adenine phosphoribosyltransferase, giving the protein MTPEELRTLIHDVPDFPKPGIVFKDITPLLENPLAFGEITERLAEGAAELGAERILAIESRGFIFGAALARRMALPMHLVRKRGKLPRKSVSVRYELEYGVDHLEVHADAVRPGGRCLIVDDLLATGGTAAAAAELVRRQDGVVAGYAFVVELSFLDGRRALGDAPIVALIDCSA; this is encoded by the coding sequence ATGACACCCGAAGAGCTTCGCACACTCATCCACGACGTTCCGGATTTTCCGAAGCCCGGCATCGTCTTCAAGGACATCACTCCGCTGCTGGAGAATCCGCTTGCGTTCGGCGAGATCACGGAGCGGCTCGCGGAAGGCGCGGCGGAGCTCGGCGCCGAGCGCATTCTCGCGATCGAGTCGCGCGGCTTCATCTTCGGCGCCGCGCTCGCGCGGCGGATGGCGCTGCCGATGCACCTCGTGCGCAAGCGCGGGAAGCTGCCGAGGAAGTCCGTCAGCGTGCGTTACGAGCTCGAGTACGGCGTGGATCACCTCGAGGTGCATGCCGATGCCGTGCGCCCGGGAGGCCGCTGCCTGATCGTCGACGACCTGCTCGCTACCGGCGGCACCGCGGCCGCCGCCGCGGAGCTCGTGCGGCGGCAGGACGGGGTCGTCGCGGGCTATGCCTTCGTGGTGGAGCTCTCGTTCCTCGACGGCCGTCGCGCCCTAGGCGACGCGCCGATCGTCGCGCTGATCGATTGCTCGGCGTGA
- a CDS encoding farnesyl diphosphate synthase: MIARGPKQTFENRVEQYRRRVEARLEQILAVDDGTPERLRAAMKYSVLGSGKRIRPLLAYASGELCGLDDADVDAIAAAVELVHAYSLVHDDLPAMDDDDLRRGRPTTHRAFDEATAILAGDGLQALAFQILCGDAALAARPERQIKIIAQLAEAVGPAGMVGGQALDLDAEGRRVNEQALEDIHRRKTGRLIRASIMMPSELADLDDRSRALLDRFAGDIGLLFQIRDDLLEVEQDTQTLGKNAASDSANMKSTYPSVLGIDGARQRADEVHRGAMDALASLGPGSEGLRWLSEFILNRAY; encoded by the coding sequence ATGATAGCACGAGGCCCGAAGCAGACGTTTGAGAACCGCGTCGAGCAATACAGACGCAGGGTCGAGGCTCGTCTCGAGCAGATCCTCGCCGTCGACGACGGCACGCCGGAAAGACTGCGTGCTGCAATGAAGTATTCGGTGCTCGGCTCCGGCAAGCGTATTCGGCCGCTGCTCGCCTATGCGAGCGGCGAGCTTTGCGGGCTCGACGACGCAGACGTGGACGCGATCGCGGCGGCCGTAGAGCTCGTGCACGCCTACTCGCTCGTTCATGACGACCTCCCGGCGATGGACGACGACGACCTGCGTCGAGGCAGGCCGACGACCCATCGCGCCTTCGACGAAGCGACCGCGATCCTCGCAGGCGACGGGCTCCAGGCCCTCGCGTTCCAGATCCTCTGCGGAGACGCCGCGCTCGCCGCCCGCCCCGAACGGCAGATCAAGATCATCGCGCAGCTCGCGGAGGCCGTCGGTCCGGCCGGTATGGTCGGCGGACAGGCGCTCGATCTCGATGCGGAAGGAAGGCGGGTGAACGAGCAGGCGCTCGAGGACATTCATCGCCGCAAGACCGGCCGGCTGATCCGCGCCTCCATCATGATGCCGAGCGAGCTCGCGGATCTCGACGATCGATCGCGCGCGCTGCTCGATCGCTTCGCCGGCGACATCGGTCTCCTCTTTCAGATTCGCGACGATCTGCTCGAGGTCGAGCAGGACACGCAGACGCTCGGCAAGAACGCGGCGAGCGACAGCGCGAACATGAAGTCCACCTACCCGTCCGTGCTCGGCATAGACGGCGCGCGGCAGCGCGCGGACGAGGTCCACCGCGGCGCGATGGACGCGCTGGCCTCGCTCGGCCCCGGCAGCGAAGGGCTGCGTTGGCTCAGCGAGTTCATCCTGAACCGCGCATATTAG
- a CDS encoding phytoene/squalene synthase family protein, whose protein sequence is MAQAFVNVESSRSNGADASDLEYQAKILPGVSRTFALTIPVLPERLAEVVTNAYLLCRIADTVEDDIGLDNEQKSRFHERFIAVVEGREPVEPFAAELAPLLSDRALPAEKDLVANTPAVIRVTHSFMPAERAALTRCVRVMCEGMPEFQRNRSLRGLGDLEEMTEYCYYVAGVVGEMLTELFLLHCPDLERHRERLMRLAVSFGQGLQMTNILKDIWDDRHADACWLPRSVFGSDTFNLERLEEAHLSTSFREGLNHLLGVAHAHLRNALEYTCLIPKREVGIRRFCLWAIGLAVLTLRKIHRNPGFRSGAEVKVSRRTVKATVVTTNLTLMSNRALRLMFERAADGLPLVSLEPRAMLERAYRLSGRLDVR, encoded by the coding sequence GTGGCGCAAGCATTCGTGAACGTCGAATCGAGCCGAAGCAACGGCGCCGATGCCTCCGATCTCGAGTATCAGGCGAAGATCCTTCCGGGCGTCTCGCGAACCTTCGCGTTGACGATTCCGGTCCTGCCCGAGCGTCTTGCCGAGGTCGTCACGAACGCATACCTGCTCTGCAGGATCGCCGATACGGTCGAGGACGACATCGGTCTCGACAACGAGCAAAAGTCCCGCTTCCACGAGCGCTTCATCGCGGTAGTCGAAGGGCGTGAGCCCGTCGAGCCGTTCGCCGCGGAGCTCGCGCCGCTGCTGTCCGATCGGGCGCTGCCGGCCGAGAAGGATCTCGTCGCGAACACACCGGCCGTGATCCGGGTGACGCACAGCTTCATGCCCGCCGAGCGTGCGGCGCTCACGCGCTGCGTGCGCGTCATGTGCGAGGGCATGCCCGAGTTCCAGCGCAACAGAAGCCTGCGCGGTCTCGGCGATCTCGAGGAGATGACGGAGTACTGCTACTACGTCGCCGGCGTCGTCGGCGAGATGCTCACGGAGCTGTTCCTGCTGCATTGCCCGGATCTCGAGCGCCACCGCGAGCGTCTGATGCGGCTCGCCGTGTCGTTCGGACAAGGCTTGCAAATGACGAACATCCTGAAGGACATCTGGGACGACCGTCACGCCGACGCGTGCTGGCTGCCGCGCTCCGTATTCGGCAGCGATACGTTCAACCTCGAGCGCCTCGAGGAAGCGCATCTGTCCACGAGCTTCCGCGAGGGCCTCAATCATCTGCTCGGCGTGGCCCACGCGCATCTTCGGAACGCGCTCGAGTACACGTGCCTCATCCCGAAGCGCGAGGTCGGTATCCGCCGCTTCTGTCTGTGGGCGATCGGTCTCGCCGTCCTCACGCTGCGCAAGATTCACCGCAACCCCGGCTTCCGTTCCGGCGCGGAGGTCAAGGTCTCGCGCCGCACGGTGAAGGCCACTGTCGTCACCACCAATCTCACGCTGATGAGCAATCGGGCGCTGCGCTTGATGTTCGAGCGGGCGGCCGACGGGCTTCCGCTGGTCAGCCTCGAGCCGCGCGCGATGCTCGAGAGGGCCTATCGGCTGTCGGGCCGGCTGGATGTTCGCTGA
- a CDS encoding purine phosphorylase — translation MFADGPAALARPSAVRAPVAVIAALGLEGACLTRLAVAPSVLSVMQCGPGAARAAAAAARALERGAKGLVSWGLAGGLDGDAAPGSIVLPDVVVTSRGEQFSADRPWSERIAAALDGRFRLIRGALLAADAVLSAPEAKRRAARAHDAAAVDMESAAIAAAAVRARVPFVVVRAVADGAADALPPGIERWIDAHGNLRLTPAVDAVLRPSCWPALWTLALRHRTARRALEGVGRALAPQGFLLER, via the coding sequence ATGTTCGCTGACGGTCCCGCGGCGCTCGCTCGGCCTTCGGCCGTGCGGGCGCCGGTTGCCGTGATCGCGGCCCTCGGCCTCGAAGGCGCGTGTCTCACGCGCCTCGCCGTCGCGCCGTCCGTGCTCTCGGTCATGCAATGCGGGCCGGGCGCCGCGCGGGCCGCCGCGGCCGCGGCGCGTGCTCTCGAGCGCGGTGCGAAAGGCCTCGTGTCTTGGGGGCTCGCCGGCGGCCTCGACGGTGATGCGGCGCCGGGAAGCATCGTGCTGCCCGACGTCGTGGTCACGTCTCGAGGGGAGCAGTTCTCGGCGGATCGGCCCTGGTCGGAGCGTATCGCGGCGGCTCTCGACGGGCGCTTCCGGCTGATCCGCGGCGCGCTCCTCGCCGCCGACGCCGTGCTCTCGGCACCGGAGGCGAAGCGCCGCGCTGCGCGAGCCCACGACGCGGCGGCCGTCGACATGGAATCGGCGGCGATCGCCGCGGCCGCCGTGCGGGCCCGCGTGCCGTTCGTCGTCGTGCGGGCGGTCGCGGACGGCGCGGCAGACGCGCTGCCTCCCGGCATCGAGCGGTGGATCGATGCGCACGGCAACTTGCGTCTGACGCCGGCCGTGGATGCCGTGCTTCGGCCCTCCTGCTGGCCCGCGCTCTGGACCCTCGCGCTGCGCCACCGCACGGCGCGCCGCGCTTTGGAGGGCGTCGGGCGAGCGCTCGCCCCGCAGGGTTTTCTGCTCGAGCGATGA